The Streptomyces sp. NBC_00483 genome contains the following window.
ACGCCCGCGGCGAGCAGCCGGCCCTTCGGGGCGCGGCGGCCGAGCGCGAGGCCGAGCAGCACCAGGGAACCGGCGGCGAACCGGACCTGGCGGTCCATCGCCCAGACGGCGCGCTCGGGGCGGGCCGCGGTGTCGACCGGCAGCCCCTCGGCGGACCACGCCTGCGTGCCGCCGTCGAGCCCGACGGCGTCGACGCCCGCCTCGGCGAGCTTCGCGCAGGCCGTGGCGGAGCGGTGCCCGGCCGCGCACACGACGACGAGCCGGCGGCGCTTGGCCGCGTCCCGCAGGTCGGGCAGCAGCTCGTCGATGAGCTCAGCGGGCACATTGAGGGCGCCGGGTACGTGCCCCGACGCGTACTCGGCGGGCGGGCGCACATCGAGGACGAGGGTGTCGTCTGCGGCGCTGCCGTGCAGCTCGGCGGGGGCGAGGGTGGTGCTCATGTCTCTCTCCTGTCTCACTGGTATACCCCCGAGGGTATCAACGGGTGCCCTCGTGGATACGCCGCGGGTACGCGGCCTGATCGGCCGGGCAAAGTCCCACCGAAAGCAGGACAAGGGTTGTCGGGATTCCGGGACATGCTCGTAAGAGCGAGCCACACGGCACCAACGCGAGACATCTGGCAACAACGCGAGCCGCACGGCAGCAATGCGTGCCACACGGCACCAACGCGAGACACCTGGCAACAACGGGAGACGACCTCATGCCTGACAACGCCCACCCGGCGACGGACGAACAACCCCTGCGCGGCAAGGTCGCCCTGGTCGCGGGCGCCACCCGAGGCGCGGGCCGCGGCATCGCCGTGGAGCTCGGCGCGGCCGGCGCCACGGTCTACGTCACCGGCCGCACCACCCGCGCCCACCGCTCCGAGTACGACCGCGCCGAGACCATCGAGGACACCGCGGACCTCGTCACGGAGGCAGGCGGCCACGGCATCGCCGTCCCCACCGACCACCTCGAGAAGGACCAGGTGCGCGCCCTCGTCGAGCGCATCGACCGCGAACAGAGCCGCCTCGACATCCTCGTCAACGACATCTGGGGCGGCGAGAACCTCTTCGAATGGGACACCCCCGTCTGGGAGCACGACCTCGACAACGGGCTCAGGCTGCACCGCCTCGCCGTCGAGACACACGCCGTCACCAGCCACTACGCGCTGCCGCTCCTGCTGCGTAACCCCGGTGGCCTGGTCGTCGAGGTCACCGACGGCACGGCCGAGTACAACAGCACGAACTACCGCGTGTCGTTCTTCTACGACCTGGCCAAGAACTCCGTCCTGCGCATGGCGTTCGCCCTCGGCCACGAACTCGGCTCGCGCGGCGCCACCGCCGTCGCCCTCACGCCCGGCTGGATGCGCTCGGAGATCATGCTGGGGCACTACGACGTCACGGAGGAGAACTGGCAGGACGCGGTGCGGGTCCAGCCGCACTTCGCCATCTCCGAGACACCCCGCTACACCGGCCGCGCCGTCGCCGCGCTCGCCGCGGACCCGGACGTCGCCCGGTTCAACGGCACATCCCAGTCCAGCGGCGGCCTCGCCAAGGTCTACGGCTTCACCGACCTGGACGGCAGCAGGCCCGACTCCTGGCGCTACCTCGTCGAGGTCCAGGACGCGGGCAAGCCGGCCGACGTCACGGGGTACCGCTGACAACTGAAGGCTTCTGATCTGCCCGTACGGTCTGCGAGAATCAGCGTCATGACATCCGGCATCGTCCCAGGTCTCGTCCTCGGCGACCCGCTCCCGCGCACCGCGACGCGGGAGCCGAGCCGCCCCTGACCCATGTGCTCGCCCGGTGACCGTCACCGGGCCGCCTCCCGCTCCTCGCCGAAGTGCGCTTCGTGCCCCGCACGTTCCACTACGAGGAGTTCCCACGGTGACCGTCCTGTCCTGGACCGAACCCGATACCGACACCACCCGCACCGCGCCCTGGCGCGCGCTCGGCGGCGGACGGCCGCCCCGGCGCGTCGTCGTCGCCGACGACCGGACCAGCGCGCGGGAGGCCTACCGCCACGCCTGCGAAGGCACCGCGCTGCTGTGGCGCGGCGACCACCATGGCGCCCGGCAACTGCTGAGCGCCCTCGGCCGCCGCGTCGACCGGGCGCTGCCGCCCGCCGACGGCTTCCACGAGCACCGCAGGAACCGCGCCCACCGCGCCCGCATCCTCGGCATGCTCCTGGTCGTCCTCGACGCCGACTACGGGCTCGACCTGCGCCGCGCCCCCGACGTGCGCCGCGCGTGCACCGAGGCTTATGGGCCCGCCCCCGGAACCCCCGGCGTCGTACCGCTGCGCGAGCTGCTGGGCGTGCTCGGCGCGCACGAGTGGCGCCGCACCGGTGTGCCCGTGGCCGCGCTCGACGGCGCCCGCATCCACCCGCACTACGGAGTGTTCGCCCCGGTCAGGGGCGAGTACGTCGACCTCGTCCGGGATACGGAGCTGCCCCGCGGCGCGGTCGGCGGCGTCGCCTTCGACCTCGGCACCGGCACGGGCGTGCTCGCCGCCGTCCTCGCCCGGCGCGGCGTCGGCCGGGTCGTCGCCACGGACGCGGGCCCGCGCGCCCTCGCCTGCGCCCGCGACAACGTCGACCGGCTCGGGCTCGCGGACCGGATCGAGGTGAGCGACGCGGGGCTCTGGCCGGCGGGCGGGCGCGCCGCGCTCGTCGTCTGCAACCCGCCGTGGCTGCCCGCACGCCCCACCTCACCCCTCGAAGAAGGCGTGTACGACCCCGACTCGCGCATGCTGCACGGCTTCCTCGGCGGACTCGCGGGCCGCCTCGAACCCGGCGGCGAAGGCTGGCTGATCCTCTCCGACCTGGCCGAACTCCTCGGGCTCCGCGACCGCGACCTGCTCACGGACGCATTCGCCGCCGCGGGCCTGCGCGTCGCCGACCGGCTCGACATCCGGCCGTGCCACCCGCGCTCCCGCGACCGCACCGATCCGCTGCACGCCGCACGCGCGGCGGAGACGACGTCGTTGTGGCGATTGGTTCCGATGGGGGAGGCCCCCATGCGTACATGACGGTGAATCAGGCGCGGCAGGGTGGGACGAGAGGGGCAATTCGGGGTAAAGGGGTCAGGTCGCATCCGCCCCGACATCCGCTCGACGGAGGTACTCCATGGCCCCTCAGCACCGTCTTCGCCGCCGCCACGCGGTGGCCGCGGCCGCCCTGCTGATCACTACGCTCGCGGGCGCGGCGCCCGCGGGGGCCGGAGCGGCGGAGGGCAGATCCGCCCCCGCCGCCGGCCACGGGTCCGGTCAGGGCGTGGGGAAGGGGAGGGGCACCAACCTGCTCGTCGCGGGGCTCGACCGCCGCAGCGGGATGTCCCGCGAGGAGATCCAGCGGCTGCACGTCGGCGGCCAGGAGTGCGGCTGCACCGACGTGCTGATGGTCGTGCACATCGCCGCCGACGGCCGTCGGCTCAGCGTCGTCTCCCTGCCCCGGGACTCCTTCGTCCGCTTCGCCAAGCACGACCACCCCGCGCACAGCGGAAAGATCAACGGGGCGTACGCCCACGGGGGCCGGGACCTGACCGTGCGCACGGTCGAGCGCGCCACCGGCCTGCGCATCGACCACTACATGGAGGCCGACTTCCGCGGGTTCGTGGCGGCGGTCGACGGCCTGGGCGGCGCCGAGGTGTGCAGCGACAGGCCGCTGCGGGACGAGAACTCGGGGCTCGACCTCGCCGCGGGAACCCACGACATCGACGGCACGCACGCCCTGCGCTACGTCCGCGCCCGGCACCTCAACCCGCCCGGCGACCTCGGACGGGTCCGCCGCCAACAGAAGCTGCTGCTCGGCATGTTGGCACGGCTCTCCGACGCGAAGGTCTTCAAGGACCCGATGGCGACCGCCCGTACGGCCCGCGCGCTGATGTCACATGTACGCACCGACGGTCACACGGACATCCGTACGCTGACGTCCCTGGCGTGGAAGCTGCGCGACCTCACGCCGCGGCAGACGGAGTTCGCCACCGTGCCCATCTCGAACTTCGACTACCGGGACCCCACGTGGGGCTCGTCGCTGCTGTGGGACGACAAGCGGGCGAAGCGGATGTTCGGTGCACTGCGCGCGGACCGGCCGTTGGCGACCACGCGGAAGTCCGGCGGTCCTGTCCCGGTCGGCATGCCGCCCCAGGAGACCAAGGTGACGGTCGACGACCCGCGCATCGCCGACGGACTGCGCGAGAGCGGCTTCGACGTGACCGAGGTGCCCGCGCCGAGCAGCCGTCCGAGCGGACCCACCGTCGTCACGTACGACCCCGAACGCGCCCGCTTCGCGCCCTCCCTGGCGGCCGCGCTCCCCGGTGCGAAGCTGCGGTCCGTGGCCGGATTCGGACCCGCCTTCCGCGTCGTCGTCGGCGGTGGCGATCGTGGTGTGACGCAAGTGACGTACGACCGCAGCATGGTGGAAGGGGCACCGGTTACCGGAGACCGGCTGCGCTGCGGGCACCCTTCGGGCAAAAAGGGCTGAAAACCGACCACTGCGGGGCCACTTGGGGTTCCGTGACGGGAGCGCGACGCTCTGTGTTGCGGTTACGGTTCTGCTGTGGTGATCAACGCGCAAGGCAACAACGAGGCACATTCCACCGAGCCGGGCACGGCGCTGCTCCTCGCGACCGCGCCCGTCGGCAAGGCGGGCCTCATCGACGCGGTCTCCGTGCTGCCCACGCTCGCGGCGGTGCCGCCGAGCGTGCTCACCGGCACGGCGGCGGCGTCCGTCGTCGAACTCGCGGACCCGCTCGACCCGCAGGCCGTCCTCACCCGCCTGCGGACGGTGGCCGCGCAGCCCGGACCGCTCCATTTGTTCATCGCGGGCCAGCTCCACCTCGACCACCGTCAGCGCCTGTTGCACCTGGCCCTCGCCCGCACCACCCCGTCGACGCTGCGTTACACGGCGCTGCCCTGGCACTGGCTCACCGGTGAACTCACCCTGCGCCGCCCGCACACCACGACCGTCGTGCTCGACCTCGTCGCCGACGCGGAGGCGTGGAAGCACGTCGGTGTGGGCGGTCTCGGCCTCGGCCACGGCACCAGCGTCTTCGGCCGGGTGCTGCCGCCCCCGCCCCGCCGCACCACCCTCACCCCCACGTACCTCCGCGCCTGCGCGGACATCTGGCGCACAGGAGCCCGCCCCACTCCACCCGACCTCCACGAAACGGCGGCGTCCCACGCGGGCCCGAAGGACGCGCTCTTCGTGGCGCTGGGGTCGGGTTACGTGCCGAAGGGGACGCCCGGCGGCGGGCACGCGCGGGAGACCACGCCTGTGGCGGGCAACGGCCGCGCGCCCGATACCGGGGTGCCGAGTGAGCCCGCTCCCTCGGTGCGGCCCACTGCGCCGGAGGCCGCAGGAACACCTGCCGCCACGGCACCGCCGTCGACATCGGTTCCGGCCCCGCCTTCGACTCCGGCCACTGGTCGGCCCGCGGCTGCTCCGCTTCCGCCTGCCGGTCCTGCTGCGGGTCCGGCCTCTGGTTCCGTACCCGGACAGGGCTCGTCGGCGGCGCCGGCAGGGGACTCGGTGACGGCCCCGGATTCGGCTCCGGTTCCGGTTCCGGTTCCGGAGTCGGTCCAGGACCGGCCCTCGAACTCGGGCGCGGGTGCGCCACCAGTTGTCGCTCCGGGCACCGGCCCCGCGCCGGCACCACCGTCGCCTCCGATATCGGTCGCACAACCGGCCCCCGGACCGGAGCCGGTCCAGGTCCCGGCTTCGGATTCAGGTTCGACCCCTGCGGCAGTGCCGGCTCCGAGCCCGGTCCCGACACCCGCTTCGGGTGCGGCACCTGCTCCGGACCGGGCATGGACTTCAGGGCCGGCCCCAGCCTCGACTTCGGCTCCGGCCTCGGCTCCGGCGGCTGCCGTAGCAGCTGCCTCGGGTTCGCTACCGAACTCGGCCACCGCCCGAACTTCGGCACCCGCCGATGCCTCGGCTCCGGGCTCCGTTCCCGGGGCGGACACGGTTTCGGCTCCGGCCGCGAGTCACGCCCAGGCCCCCGCCCACACTTCGGCACCCGCTCCCGCACCGGCCGTGCGGCTCGCCAAGGCGCCGGCGCCTAGCCAGGTCACCCCGCCCCCGGTTGCCGCTCCTGTCAGCGCACGGCCCTTGCCCGTGGCCGTACCGCCGAGCCCCGCGGCTGCGCCGGCGCCGGCAGCGTCCGCGCCCGTACCGCCCAGCCCGGCGGCCACGCCCGCCCTCGCACCGGCAGCGCCCGCCATCCCGCCGATGCCCGCCACCGCGCCCGCGGCCCCCGTCCAGCCCGCCGACCCCGACCCGCACGCCCTGTTGCTCGCCGCCGTGCAGGCGGGGCGGCATGGGGAGGCCGCGTCCATTGCTGCCGCGTGGGAGGGGGAGGCGTTGCGGGTGCATGGGATGCGGTCCTCGCAGGTCGTGCACTGGATGGAGGTGCGCGCCGACCTCGCGCGGCTGGCCGACGAACCGGGGCGCAGCTGCGAGCTGTGGATCGCCGTGGCGCACGCCCGGATCGCGCGTGGCGAGGCGTCCTCCGACGAGGACGTGGAGGCGGCCGTCGACCGCGCCCAC
Protein-coding sequences here:
- a CDS encoding SDR family oxidoreductase; translated protein: MPDNAHPATDEQPLRGKVALVAGATRGAGRGIAVELGAAGATVYVTGRTTRAHRSEYDRAETIEDTADLVTEAGGHGIAVPTDHLEKDQVRALVERIDREQSRLDILVNDIWGGENLFEWDTPVWEHDLDNGLRLHRLAVETHAVTSHYALPLLLRNPGGLVVEVTDGTAEYNSTNYRVSFFYDLAKNSVLRMAFALGHELGSRGATAVALTPGWMRSEIMLGHYDVTEENWQDAVRVQPHFAISETPRYTGRAVAALAADPDVARFNGTSQSSGGLAKVYGFTDLDGSRPDSWRYLVEVQDAGKPADVTGYR
- a CDS encoding rhodanese-like domain-containing protein, which gives rise to MSTTLAPAELHGSAADDTLVLDVRPPAEYASGHVPGALNVPAELIDELLPDLRDAAKRRRLVVVCAAGHRSATACAKLAEAGVDAVGLDGGTQAWSAEGLPVDTAARPERAVWAMDRQVRFAAGSLVLLGLALGRRAPKGRLLAAGVASGLVYSGVSNTCGMAAVLGKLPFNQPAPGALDTARAALRS
- a CDS encoding LCP family protein: MAPQHRLRRRHAVAAAALLITTLAGAAPAGAGAAEGRSAPAAGHGSGQGVGKGRGTNLLVAGLDRRSGMSREEIQRLHVGGQECGCTDVLMVVHIAADGRRLSVVSLPRDSFVRFAKHDHPAHSGKINGAYAHGGRDLTVRTVERATGLRIDHYMEADFRGFVAAVDGLGGAEVCSDRPLRDENSGLDLAAGTHDIDGTHALRYVRARHLNPPGDLGRVRRQQKLLLGMLARLSDAKVFKDPMATARTARALMSHVRTDGHTDIRTLTSLAWKLRDLTPRQTEFATVPISNFDYRDPTWGSSLLWDDKRAKRMFGALRADRPLATTRKSGGPVPVGMPPQETKVTVDDPRIADGLRESGFDVTEVPAPSSRPSGPTVVTYDPERARFAPSLAAALPGAKLRSVAGFGPAFRVVVGGGDRGVTQVTYDRSMVEGAPVTGDRLRCGHPSGKKG
- a CDS encoding class I SAM-dependent methyltransferase, with the translated sequence MTVLSWTEPDTDTTRTAPWRALGGGRPPRRVVVADDRTSAREAYRHACEGTALLWRGDHHGARQLLSALGRRVDRALPPADGFHEHRRNRAHRARILGMLLVVLDADYGLDLRRAPDVRRACTEAYGPAPGTPGVVPLRELLGVLGAHEWRRTGVPVAALDGARIHPHYGVFAPVRGEYVDLVRDTELPRGAVGGVAFDLGTGTGVLAAVLARRGVGRVVATDAGPRALACARDNVDRLGLADRIEVSDAGLWPAGGRAALVVCNPPWLPARPTSPLEEGVYDPDSRMLHGFLGGLAGRLEPGGEGWLILSDLAELLGLRDRDLLTDAFAAAGLRVADRLDIRPCHPRSRDRTDPLHAARAAETTSLWRLVPMGEAPMRT